The Marinomonas sp. CT5 genome contains the following window.
ATGATTTGGTTAGTGGAGTCTTAACTGCATTGCATTCCCCATTAGCTTTGGGAGAAGTCTTTAATTTGGCTTCTGGTCGTGGTGTCCAAATAAAGGAAGTTGTATCAAACTTAGTTGGCCATTTAGGTGGAGAGGTTCAATTTGGCGCTCGGCCTTATCGTGATGGTGAGTCAATGTACCAAGTCGCTGATGTGGAAAAAGCAAAAGCAATTCTTGGTTGGGAGCCTAGTATGGGCTTAGATGAGGGGCTTCAATTAACAATTGATTGGTACAAAAAAAATGTATTTAGAAGATAGTGAACGGCCGCTCATTTCAGTTCTAATGAATTGTTATAACGGCGAAAAATATCTGAGGGAGGCCTTGGATAGTATTGTTGCACAGACTTACGACAATTGGGAGCTTATATTCTGGGATAACCAATCATCCGACAACTCTAAAAGTATACTTGAAGAGTATCTTCCCGATTCTCGAATAAAATATTTTTATGCCCCCACCCATACTAATCTAGGAGGGGGAAGAGCCGCAGCATGGTCATATATAAAAGGCAAATACCTTGGTGTCTTAGATGTAGATGATCTTTGGGAACCTTCCAAATTAGAAGAACAGGTTTCTATTATGGAGAGTGATCCAGAGATAGGTGTCTGTATATCGAATACAAAGTTTTTTAGTGAAAAACATTCAGAAGTCTTATATGATTCTGCACCTCCAGTAGAACTGGGTGTTGGAGAGCTAATCCGAAAATACTATATTTCATTAGAATCTGTACTCTTGTCCATGGATCATGCGAAAAACCTAGACGAAGGCTTTTCAAATGATTTTAGTCATATTGCTGATTTTGATCTCATTGTGCGGATTGCAAGTAGTTCTAAGATTCATTATGTGCCTAAGGTTTTGTCTGCATGGCGAGTTCACGAAAGTAGTGGAACATGGACTGATAGTCAGCAATTTAATTTTGAATTTATAAAATGGGTAAGCAAATATAAAAATAGTACCTTGTTCTATAGATACAGTAATGAACTTGCTCATATTCAAAGTAGAGCACTCTTAAGAAGTATCTCAGTTAGTTTTGCTAAACTAAAATTTAAAGAGATCTTTACTCATTTATCTAATGAGAGCTTCCTTATTAAGCTAAGAACCTTCTTGATTCTGATTTTTTATATTCCTTTTTCCAATGTATTTTTTTGGATAAGAAAAAAACGTTTTCAAAGGAAGTGGTGGTGATGCGTAATATAATTAAATTTATTATTCTCTTTTATTTTTATCTTCTATATAGTTTAAAAGAACTCTTGGGGAAAGAAAGAAAAGAACCTATCGTTAGAGTTCTCATATTGCATTATGTAAGTGAGAATGAGTTGGGAAAATTAGCCAACCTTGTTGATAAACTTTCTAAAGATTGGGATTTTATAAGTGGAGAAGAGTTTTCTTTGTTTAAAGAGGGTAAAATCTCTTTAAAGAGAAAAAGCTTGTTAATTACTTTTGATGATGGCTTTTTATCTAGTAAATTTGCCTCCGATAATGTTCTAGCGCCAAGAAATATAAAAAGTATATTTTTTATTTCCCCCGGCTTTATAGACACCTTTGGTAATGATCAGAAAACGTATCAGTTCTTATCAAAAAACTTGCGTTTAAATAATATCGACGCTTCCAATATCCCCAATCACTTTAAACCTATGAGCTGGGATGATGTGAGGTCATTATATAAAAATGGTAATATTGTCGGTTCTCATACATTGTACCATGACAAAGTATCATTAAGCTTCCAACAGGGAGAGTTAGTAAGGGACTTATTGGAGTCTAAAATAAGACTGGAAAAAGAGCTCGGTGGCTCATTAGTATCAGAGTTTGCATTCCCTTTTGGTAACATTGAAAGTATTTGCTTTGACTCATATAAGCAAAGTGAAGAAGTATACCTCAATGTTTATTCAGGCTTTAGAGGCGAGAATTACATAGGCGAAACTGGAATTGTTAAAAGGGATGCTATTGATTTATCTGCGCCTTCTTTTTATACAAAAGCTTATTTGCTTGGAGCAAGTGATGTTTTTTATAAGGGGATATTAAGAGGTTTCTTGAAAGTATGAACTTGACAGTGTCGTTAAATAAAGTTCATCAAAATTTTATCTTATTTTGGACCGTTATTTTTGCTGGACGGTTTTTTTTTCATGTTGCTATCTCTTCTCTGGGGTTGTCTTTTCTTTTTTTTAAACTGACTACTTTTTTTTCCTTGCTTTTTTTGGCGATTTTAGGCTTCCAACTTTTTTTGAGTAAGTGGAAACTTTTATTTCTCTTGGATAAAGTGTTGATCTGTGGCGGGATGATTTTTGTTTTATTTGGTGTCCTTACTTTTGATTACATTTTTCTTCAAATGGCTTTTTTGATCTTCTTTTCCCAGTATTTTTTATGCTTTCTTTTTAAAGGCGATTACTATCGAATTAGAGTTTTTTATGTTTTTCTGGCAGTCTTAGTTTCTTTTGAAATTATAATGCAATTCTTTTTGTTTAATAATCATCTATTTGGTTTTGATGGATGGTATTTAGATGCGGATGATTATGTCGCTTATAGGTCTTTATTTACTGATTTAAATGAGGTCTTTTCTGATAGTAGACCAGCGGGTGGGATTTTAAGAGTTGATGGAGTGTTTGGTTATAACCATACTACAGGTGCATATTTGGCTGTTGCGGCAGCTTTTATTTTTGAATATGTGAAAAAGAATAAAATAAACTTATTTCCTTTTTTTATTTGTGTTCTTGGTGTTTTTGCATCTACATCTACTACAGCAATAATCGCTCTTTTTGCTTCTATGTTTATATCAATTATATGGGATTCAAAAATAAAATTTTATGCTAGAGTTAGTATGTTTGTATTTTTCATCTTAATAGTTTTAGGTTTTCTTTTCTCTCACCTTGGAGACTATATTTTAAATAGGCTTATTGGAAACCTAGCATCTTCATCCTATGTTTATGCTTTTATACCCTCTTTCTCTGGAGAAGGAGATATGCTGCGTTACTTTATAGGATTCAATAGATCTCATAGTTATATAGCGGAGTCTGATATTATGGCAATAATTGCTAATTATGGTATTTTATTTGTTCTGCTTTTTTTTACTCGTTTTGCTATAGTGTATATAGATGTTTTTAAAGCACAAAAGACAGGATTGGATCTAACTTTCTATAGTGCCTCTGCGACGGCCGTTATGAGTGGCATGATATGTCTATTGCACACCTCTGCAACATTAACTTGGCAAGTCGGTAGCGTAGTATTTCTTTTCTTAGGTGTTTTAATAAAACGATATTATTTAGTTAGAAATGTTAATTTGTAGTTTTAATTTATAAAATGAGAGTGTAAATGAGACTTTTTTTGAAGCCAGTATTTTCTTTTTCGAGTCTTTTATGTAAGCCTGATAATATTTCTGATTTACACAAAAATTGGGCTCTAGATAATGAGCGCTTACTTTGGTTCTCTCGTTCCTCATGTTCTTTTCTTCGGGTCGCTTTATGGCGCTATCATAGTACTGGTGTAAAACCACGTTTTTGGTTCCCAAGCTATATATGCAGTGATGCTTTAGTGCCGTTAAAACTGTTTGGTTGTGACATAGAATTTTATGAAATAGGAAAAGAATTAAATTACAAAGGGGTTAGCAAGCAGCTTAAAAAGGCGGAAAGCGGAAAGGATATTATTGTATATGTTCACTACTTTGGTGCCTCTGATGCTCCAGGGATTGCTGATATTGCTGAGTTCTCAAAAAGAAACTCTTTGTGGCTGATAGAGGATGCTGCTCATAATTATGTAAAAAATGGAGGAATAGGCCTCTATGGGAATTTTGTTCTTTATAGTGTATATAAGAGGTCTCCGATTCCAGATGGCGCGGCTTTAGTTATACGTGATCCTGATATATTAAAAATTGGGAATAGAGAAGAAGTCTTTTACTGTGATGATCCCTTTTTAGCTGGTGAGCAGCTTAGGCAAGATCTAATTAAGTTGGGAGAACGTGTGGAGCTACCCTCAGGTTTCTTAAAGAATACCTTTTGGCTAGTAAGAGAAATAATTCGTAAAACTTTAGGTTCAATTAGTTATAAATATCAAAATCAAGTGTTAACGGAGTGGCCTATTAGAAAAAACGAGGCTTTCTTTCCAAATCCAAGTATTTCGACGCTATCTAAGTTTTTGTTACCCAGATTAACTATAAAGATAGCAGGTAATGGACTTAAACATAACTATACCTCTTTAGCTTGGGATAAGCTCATGGAGGTTGTTTCTTATAAACATAATCTGTCTATTAAACGCTTTAAACTTGAAAGTGATTATTTGGCTGCTTATGAAATATACGATAACTGTGGTGTAAATAAATCAATGGAAGTAGCTGAGTATTTAGCCGCTCACCATATCCCTGTTTTGAGATGGCCTAATCTACCATCAGATGTTTTATCTAGTGAATCGAGTGCATTTGATAGATATTCAACATTGATTATGCTGCCAATCAACTCATCAATCGGCATAAATGGAATTTTCACCGTAACAAGTAAAATAGATAATAGCAAAAAACAACTTCCAGAACTATGGTGTGAAACGGTTGAAGAAGAAAGAAGTTGGAGACATCAGTCTCTTCAAGTACCTCTTGTTCAGACTTATGCTTATGCTTCAGCTAGAGCTAAACAATCGTTAGATAAGCTGAAGGTTTTTTCTGCTCTTGGTAAGCAGTCTAATGAGGTTTTTCTTCATGCTTTTTACCGGCAAAAGAAGATATTATTTATTAGTGTAAATATTGCCAGTTTTGGCCCTGTATTAAGCGAAAGGTCTGAACAGTTTAATATTGGTTTGCTGGAGTTATTTGGTGTTACTTCTGGAAATTGGCTAAAAGGAATGGGGTTGATTGTATCTCCTCGGTTTGACTCGACCTCTCAAAATATGTACACCATGTGGAAATCTGGTTTTAGATTAATTTCTAAAAATCACTGGATATCATCACAATTGAACTTAGAAAGAAGCGAAGATACTTTACGTGGAGCACTTA
Protein-coding sequences here:
- a CDS encoding glycosyltransferase, which encodes MYLEDSERPLISVLMNCYNGEKYLREALDSIVAQTYDNWELIFWDNQSSDNSKSILEEYLPDSRIKYFYAPTHTNLGGGRAAAWSYIKGKYLGVLDVDDLWEPSKLEEQVSIMESDPEIGVCISNTKFFSEKHSEVLYDSAPPVELGVGELIRKYYISLESVLLSMDHAKNLDEGFSNDFSHIADFDLIVRIASSSKIHYVPKVLSAWRVHESSGTWTDSQQFNFEFIKWVSKYKNSTLFYRYSNELAHIQSRALLRSISVSFAKLKFKEIFTHLSNESFLIKLRTFLILIFYIPFSNVFFWIRKKRFQRKWW
- a CDS encoding polysaccharide deacetylase family protein, which encodes MRNIIKFIILFYFYLLYSLKELLGKERKEPIVRVLILHYVSENELGKLANLVDKLSKDWDFISGEEFSLFKEGKISLKRKSLLITFDDGFLSSKFASDNVLAPRNIKSIFFISPGFIDTFGNDQKTYQFLSKNLRLNNIDASNIPNHFKPMSWDDVRSLYKNGNIVGSHTLYHDKVSLSFQQGELVRDLLESKIRLEKELGGSLVSEFAFPFGNIESICFDSYKQSEEVYLNVYSGFRGENYIGETGIVKRDAIDLSAPSFYTKAYLLGASDVFYKGILRGFLKV
- a CDS encoding peptidoglycan bridge formation glycyltransferase FemA/FemB family protein → MKPVFSFSSLLCKPDNISDLHKNWALDNERLLWFSRSSCSFLRVALWRYHSTGVKPRFWFPSYICSDALVPLKLFGCDIEFYEIGKELNYKGVSKQLKKAESGKDIIVYVHYFGASDAPGIADIAEFSKRNSLWLIEDAAHNYVKNGGIGLYGNFVLYSVYKRSPIPDGAALVIRDPDILKIGNREEVFYCDDPFLAGEQLRQDLIKLGERVELPSGFLKNTFWLVREIIRKTLGSISYKYQNQVLTEWPIRKNEAFFPNPSISTLSKFLLPRLTIKIAGNGLKHNYTSLAWDKLMEVVSYKHNLSIKRFKLESDYLAAYEIYDNCGVNKSMEVAEYLAAHHIPVLRWPNLPSDVLSSESSAFDRYSTLIMLPINSSIGINGIFTVTSKIDNSKKQLPELWCETVEEERSWRHQSLQVPLVQTYAYASARAKQSLDKLKVFSALGKQSNEVFLHAFYRQKKILFISVNIASFGPVLSERSEQFNIGLLELFGVTSGNWLKGMGLIVSPRFDSTSQNMYTMWKSGFRLISKNHWISSQLNLERSEDTLRGALNKKWRNQLVKAEKAGLRIEVSILPEDMLEIHLLSAEYLSSIGVDGVASELAENIAEEAGHRDSDVVLRTLKAYEGDEIVGGVVISEGCNEATYLFGWSSDKGRGYYVTQLLLWQGILAAKSSGIVCFDLGGIDRVGSPGVAKFKEGVNGREYTSVGTYIYVPRLIRLFWPF